GGTAAAGATGGAGATGAGAGCATTCAAATTTTCCAAATCAACATTTGTTTAAAACAAGTTATAAATATTTAGGATATAAATTATCTTATTGTGAGTAAAaagattaaaattaaatattttaagtaaAAAAGTATGATATTACATAAATTGAGACTTAGAAAATACaaatacaaataaataaataaataaataatatttgtggAAGTGGCAGACAGAGGAGGAAGCCGATAGGATCACAGCGTCAACTGGATATTGAAAGGCTTTCTTGACGTCAAATTTCATCCCCCCCCCGGACCCTCTTTCTCTACATATATTTTTTAGTATTTCATTCATTTTCCATTCTTAAAATCCCCCATCCCGCCGCTATTTAAAGCCTCCTTAAACCTCCTCCTCTTCCCCCACCACCATAACCAAGAATTCTATTATTTGCACAAAAATAGTCTCACAACACAATtcttacttttgaaaaaaaagcACATTTTTTTGTATCAAATATATAAGAAAAGCAGAAATTTTTTTTCAGATACCCAATTCAGCAAAAAAGATGTTAGCGTGTTTAGTTGAAAGATTTGTGGCTGAGAATGACGCTGATTCAATACCTGAACCTGAAAAAATCGACGACGGCGTTTTGAAAGACTTGGACATTGAAGGAAGCATTGATTATGGACTCACGGTTACCGGTTTAGCCGGTAAAGATTTTGGCGGCATGTATGCAGTGAAGCCGTTAGCCGTTATACGTCCGGCCGGTGCCGATGACGTCGCGCGGGTGATTAGGCAAGCGTTACACTCACCATCATTAACGGTAGCGGCGAGGGGTAACGGTCATTCCATTAACGGCCAAGCTATGGCCCACCATGGACTCGTTATCAATATGAAATCAATGGGCGATAATAACAGAATCGACGTCAGCGTCTCCGCCATGTACGCCGACGTAGGTGGCGGAGCATTATGGGCTGATGTCTTGAAACGCTGCGTTTTGGGATATGGCTTGGCTCCTACCTCGTGGACGGATTATCTTGATTTAACGGTCGGAGGTACTTTGTCTAACGCCGGCGTCAGTGGCCAAGCTTTCCGTTATGGACCCCAAACGTCAACCGTAACGGAATTGGAAGTGGTTACCGGAAACGGAGAGAGAACCGTCTGCTCAAACTCTCAAAATTCTGAACTCTTCTTCTCTGTTCTTGGCGGACTTGGTCAGTTTGGTATCATCACTAGAGCTCGGATTTTGCTTCAACCCGCCCCGGATATGGTTTgtacttttaattttatttacttaaagAACACAATTTTTCTGAACAATTCCTATATAAAATCAATTTTTAACACGTTCACGAAATGTGGTTATTAATTATgggtttgtttttgtttttcgtGAATTAGGTAAGGTGGATAAGAGTGGTATACAGTGAATTCGACGAGTTTACTCGTGATGCTGAGTTACTGGTAATGAGTCCGGAATCGTTCGATTATGTGGAAGGATTTGTGTTTGTGAATAGTGATGACCCGGTAAATGGGTGGCCGTCGGTGCCATTGGATTCAAATCATTCATTTGACCCGACCCATTTACCAACAAACACTGGCCCGGTTCTCTATTGCCTTGAAGTGGCCCTGCATTATCACAACCATGACCATCCCTCCACTGTAAATATGGTAATTCTGTCAATTTCAAAACCTTTTCTTTTTACCCTTTCTTTTAGAAGTAGGAATGTTTTTATTATGGCTACCTTATTTAAAGTTTTTAACTTCATATAAGTATacgtagtttttttttttgggtaataaAATCACAATTATTAACCAAGGAGTTTTTGACATAGTTTTGACCTAGTTGGCTGCTAAGGGAGGGGCCCCTAATAGATGTTGACCATGAATCAGGGATTGGGTCCCAAAAAGAGGGGAACATAAGATTAAGCTAACACAGTGAAAAGGTCAAAAAGGATGATTCGTTTCCACAATTACATTCCCTAGAATAAATTCCTCTTTATTTAAATGTATGTAAAGTAAAAATTCGAGAAAAGAGgaaaatttctttaaaaattacaCGTGTGCAAAAAAGCGGCGTCGAGGGAGTTGGGGTGCCAGTTGGTAGTATATGAGACGACGACGTTTGAAAAGTGACCATACACTGTGTCAAATTTTACGTTAATAGTTTGTAATCTTCCCTTGGATTTTCTGACACAAGAGAACCAACCAGCTTGTTTGAAAGTGCCCACAGAATCTAGATTTTATTACGAGATTGACACCGTACTTTCCACTATCTCCCGTCCTTGTCGTTGATGACAAAAGTCCTAAAGCCTGAGGCTAAAACAGTAAATCCGATTAGCTGTCCGTCCTTTTGCTGATCACACCCAGATTTTCATGACGTTCTGCGGTCCCCTACTCCCAATTCTTTCTCTTTTAACAATTTGCCAAATAACGCCATCATTTTGCAGAATCTCCCAATACGATGTCAACGTAACGACAAGAATACCCTTGTTTAAAATTTAGTCCTATATTTTACTTGCAATGTGTTGTTATGTAATATCATTCCTTTTTTTATTCATGGTAGATGGTGGAGAAATTGTTTGGACGATCGAGATTTATCGAACACTTGAGGTTTGAGAttgacttgaattatatgaatttcTTGTTACGAGTAAAACGCGTAGAACAAATGGCTAGGGATAATGGTATATGGGATGCACCTCATCCATGGCTTAACATGTTCGTTTCCAAGAGAGACATTGCCGCGTTCAATCGAATTGTGTTCCAAAACATCTTAAAAGATGGTATCAATGGTCCTATGTTGACATATCCTCTCATCCGAAGCAAGTAAGTAGTACATTTGTTTTCCTACATTTCTTATGCTTTTAATCATGTTTGTGAATCGAAAACTGAATGGTTTTTTTTTACAAGAAGTTAACTTTTGATTGACCCAAAAATTGGATTTCTTATTATTAGTGGGAAAGGATCTATCAACCATTATCAATCACCCATCACTCTTTCACTAAGACCACAAATGGCACTAAGAAAACCTAACTTatggttttgaaaaaaaaaaattgttcacCGGGGACAAGCTTAATTGGCTCTGTTGGTGCCACGTGGAAGCACCAGGAGCTCAGATGGTGACGTGTATTGGGACCACAGAATTAGACATCACGCGTGGCAAACCCATTGGGCATGGGTCCCATTTGGTGACGTGTCTTCTTTTATTAATTATAGGAAACGGACTACCTGATTCCAATCCAAAATCCGTTGGTTAAGATTTCTGAAGAAGTTAGGTCATTACTCTTTTCTTCTCCTAGAGTGGgtcccatttttaaaaaaaattcacacTCAGCCCCTATAGTTGCAACCGTTGTACATCCTGCTGTGTGGCTTGTACTTGATCAGTGCGTCTGCATCGACTCTAATGCTTTGGTGGCACAAGATATCATTCCTGCTCTTCTGAGTTCTAACTAACGTAATACTCCGGAGAGTACTTTGGGACAAAGATACGGTGGGCCCAACTAGTTGTTACTTTTGTTACAAATATAGTACTCCTATATTAACTTAGATTAATATTTTACTGCtaatatttttaacttttttaCCCTGGAAATATATGCCTCAATATGATAAATGTGCTTACGGGTCATATTTGTCATTTCAAATTAGTGTTAAGCTGTAAAAAATTGGATAAGTCCAGGTTTTTGGGAGGATATTAGGTCTTTTAGTAGAAAAGGAGATATGGAGTACAGCAGCTTTCAGGGTCAGTTTTTAGCCAATATAAGTGACGACAAGGATATTAATTCGCCAACCCGATTAATAGCGACACCATCGCTTGTCTTCTTTCCTCTCCTCAACTACTATTTCAGTTGGGCCAAACTATCCTTGTTGTTTCTTGTGTCATTTAATTTGAATTTTTGTTTGGCTTTTATTTATCGACATACGTAGATTAACATGAGGTGTAAAATTTGATGCCCAATAATTAATTTATTGTAGCTTTTCTATATATAGTCTTGGGAcagtgtgacctataggtcatggGTCGAGTCATAGAATCAATCACTGACCTTTGTATTGGGACAGTGTGACCTACACCTCCTTAGAGTACAATTCTTCCTCGAATCTTTCATGAACGCGGAATACTTAGTGTACCAGGCTATCTTTTTTAGTCCGTTGTAAACCTAATTGAATGCATAAGTAAACTAAGTAATTCAAATCAAACTGATACACTAAACTTTCCCATTAggaaattttattatttatataatgcAATTTGTTTTTTGTGGCTATACTcgcttcttataactttcttttgTGAATTAGGTGGGATAATCGATCATCAGTGGTGTTACCCCAAGGTGAAATATTTTACTTAGTGGCTCTGCTTCGGTTTAGCCATGCACATCCAAAAGAGTCTGAAATAAACGAGATGGTAGCACAGAACCAAGAGATCTTGCAAACTTGCATAAACAATGGGTTTGATTTCAAGTTGTACCTTCCGCATTACAAGTCAACAGAGGAATGGAAGAAGCACTTTGGGGATCAATGGGGAAGATTTGTAGAGAGAAAGAGCCAGTTTGATCCAAAGGCTATCCTTGCACCTGGCCAAAAAATATTTACTAGAAACCATCTACTCTAATAAATATCTACGTATTACTTTGTGGTAGGTCAATTGTTTTTTTTCTCCATTTAGAGTCTTTTCCCTTTTCATTGGATATCGCAATTGTTACGAAACAGCTCTAAAAGAATGTAAATGAAAAAGTTGAAGGATGTTCCTCATCTTTGTCTTCgttttttttttccaacataACACTGTTAACATATGAAATACTAAAGCTTAGCGGGGCTACTGATTTAAGAAATTATTACTTAGAATTCAAACTTGTGTCATGATCAGGGCATAGCTAGGTTAGTGGAATGGATTCATTTCAACCTTCTTTGTCAGAAAATTATATTAAGTTTAagattattttttatgtataaatAGTAGATGTTGAATTTTCATGACATATTCATGTATTtactttttaatattttaaatttttcttgATTATAATTCTGATTCCGCCACTGATCGTGATATATCGAAATATGGTTTTCGTGATAATTGGCTAGTTCTTGTGACAAAGTCTGTCACGGTTCTTGCTGACATTTTATCAGGAGACCATAGCTGACATTTCCCCATATGGTCTCCTTGTTCTCACGTTCCTTTCTCCAATAACATTACTAAAAAAACGTACGTGTTAATGCCTTTTAAGCACAATAAGGAAATTACTAAGTTCTTTTGCTGACATTTATAACAAATCAAAATTGGTTTTAACTACAAATTCGTAGCAAGATTGTTGTTTTACCAGTGATGGACTTGCTTTGTCCAATTTGAATTCTATCCATTAAGAATAAGAATACCACGTCCCTTTCTGTTGTCATACAACTCTGGAGATTTTTGAATGGGTCTTATCAGGGGAAAAAAGACATAGCTGACATTTTATTTTTTCCTGGTTTAGCTCTCCAAATTGATTTCCTGTTCATCTTTGTGACAAATAAGTCGTAGAATTTACTAATTTGAGTAAGTAAGTAGTATTCCATTTGTTTCAATTTACCTGAATGTTTTTGGAGTACAAGGGTCAAATTGACTAGGTTCGTGacatagtatttttattttttttaaataaaatttagtatattttaaaaactacataaaaaCCATTATAAATCACAATAGTTAACAATTCAAGATATTTAAAAagtatttgaaaaaaatatgatTAAAAAAAACCTTATTCGACCCCCCAAATATATATTGGTTCACATGAATTGAAACATAGGGATTAAATAATCACTAAAGTGAATTTCCTTAATATTCAACTGAATGATTTAAACTTTCAACTTAATCTTTTTCAAAGAGTAAATATATTGTTAAACTAAATATCTTT
The DNA window shown above is from Nicotiana tomentosiformis chromosome 8, ASM39032v3, whole genome shotgun sequence and carries:
- the LOC104090136 gene encoding cytokinin dehydrogenase 7, with protein sequence MGNQVFLFACTMALLASYSSLVSAEVVNHSFHIPNSAKKMLACLVERFVAENDADSIPEPEKIDDGVLKDLDIEGSIDYGLTVTGLAGKDFGGMYAVKPLAVIRPAGADDVARVIRQALHSPSLTVAARGNGHSINGQAMAHHGLVINMKSMGDNNRIDVSVSAMYADVGGGALWADVLKRCVLGYGLAPTSWTDYLDLTVGGTLSNAGVSGQAFRYGPQTSTVTELEVVTGNGERTVCSNSQNSELFFSVLGGLGQFGIITRARILLQPAPDMVRWIRVVYSEFDEFTRDAELLVMSPESFDYVEGFVFVNSDDPVNGWPSVPLDSNHSFDPTHLPTNTGPVLYCLEVALHYHNHDHPSTVNMMVEKLFGRSRFIEHLRFEIDLNYMNFLLRVKRVEQMARDNGIWDAPHPWLNMFVSKRDIAAFNRIVFQNILKDGINGPMLTYPLIRSKWDNRSSVVLPQGEIFYLVALLRFSHAHPKESEINEMVAQNQEILQTCINNGFDFKLYLPHYKSTEEWKKHFGDQWGRFVERKSQFDPKAILAPGQKIFTRNHLL